In Flavobacterium sp. WV_118_3, one DNA window encodes the following:
- a CDS encoding glucosaminidase domain-containing protein codes for MIKKICLLLTLVLLYSCGSSSKVRTTPTKITTTKKNTTVKTHSGSTRTNASSSENSKPSEVLEATSKIKVTTEIVNAYIGKFNETAKENMRNHGVPASITLAQGILESGAGVGTLCVKANNHFGIKCHTGWTGDSVRHDDDSEQECFRKYSDPAESFRDHSLFLTTRSRYSALFKLPKGDYVAWAKGLKSAGYATDPKYPEKLIGLIERYELYKYDSEVIGGGYTKPVIKKDTATVNAEVSGSTYKVAQGDTLYSISRKFNVTVDELIKINNLTSNAIAIGQIIKVKS; via the coding sequence ATGATTAAAAAAATTTGCCTGCTGCTAACGCTTGTATTGCTTTATAGCTGCGGATCTTCGTCAAAAGTACGTACGACACCAACGAAGATTACGACAACCAAGAAAAACACAACAGTAAAAACACACTCGGGTTCAACGAGAACCAATGCTTCATCTTCGGAAAATTCCAAACCATCGGAAGTTCTCGAAGCGACTTCAAAGATAAAAGTAACGACTGAGATCGTAAATGCCTATATCGGTAAGTTTAACGAAACCGCAAAAGAAAACATGCGAAATCATGGTGTTCCGGCGAGTATCACACTGGCTCAGGGGATTTTGGAATCCGGTGCCGGAGTGGGAACCTTATGCGTAAAAGCAAACAACCATTTCGGAATCAAATGTCATACCGGTTGGACGGGAGATAGTGTACGCCATGACGATGATTCCGAACAGGAATGTTTTCGTAAATATAGTGACCCGGCCGAATCGTTTCGGGATCATTCATTATTCCTGACAACCAGAAGCCGTTATTCGGCCTTGTTTAAATTGCCAAAAGGCGATTATGTAGCCTGGGCAAAAGGACTTAAAAGTGCCGGATATGCCACCGATCCGAAATACCCGGAAAAATTAATCGGACTTATCGAGCGTTACGAACTCTACAAATACGACTCGGAAGTTATTGGTGGTGGCTATACAAAACCGGTGATCAAAAAAGATACCGCTACGGTAAATGCTGAAGTAAGCGGATCGACTTATAAAGTAGCACAAGGGGATACACTATATTCCATTTCCAGAAAATTCAATGTAACGGTAGACGAATTGATAAAAATCAATAATCTTACCTCAAACGCAATAGCAATAGGACAAATCATAAAAGTAAAATCATAA
- a CDS encoding pyridoxal-phosphate dependent enzyme, whose product MKSYNQVLPFSFPDGITLTVKREDRVHPFLSGNKYRKMKYNLEQARKEGYTKLLTFGGAFSNHIAAVAAAGAHFGLETIGVIRGEELESEIEANATLRLAQEQGMKFDFVSRESYRAKEDLIFLEKLKEKYGAFYLLPEGGTNTLAVKGCEEILETTDKTQFTHICCAVGTGGTISGLINSCGENQKVIGFPALKGSFLSDEICKFVNNDRWELINDYHFGGYAKINEDLIRFNNDFYAQTAVLLDPVYTGKMVYGIIDRIKKGYFPGGSTILMIHTGGLQGIEGMNKILARKKMPLLIENIVCKKENND is encoded by the coding sequence ATGAAAAGTTACAACCAGGTATTGCCTTTTTCATTTCCGGACGGAATTACGCTTACGGTAAAAAGAGAAGACCGGGTGCATCCTTTTTTATCCGGAAATAAATACCGGAAAATGAAGTACAATCTCGAGCAGGCCCGAAAGGAAGGCTATACAAAGTTGTTGACTTTCGGTGGGGCATTTTCAAATCATATCGCAGCGGTAGCGGCGGCAGGAGCACATTTCGGATTGGAAACCATTGGTGTGATACGCGGCGAAGAGCTGGAAAGCGAAATAGAAGCCAATGCAACCTTGCGTTTGGCGCAGGAACAAGGCATGAAATTTGATTTTGTATCGCGGGAAAGCTATCGCGCTAAAGAGGATCTGATTTTTTTAGAGAAACTCAAGGAAAAGTACGGTGCTTTTTACCTGTTGCCCGAAGGCGGAACCAATACGTTGGCGGTAAAAGGATGTGAGGAAATATTAGAAACAACCGATAAGACACAATTTACCCATATTTGCTGTGCCGTGGGAACCGGAGGGACTATTTCAGGTTTGATCAATTCCTGTGGAGAAAATCAAAAAGTAATTGGCTTTCCGGCGTTAAAAGGTTCGTTTTTATCTGATGAGATTTGTAAATTTGTAAACAACGACCGTTGGGAACTGATAAATGACTATCATTTTGGAGGTTATGCAAAAATAAATGAGGATCTGATTCGTTTTAATAATGACTTCTACGCTCAGACAGCGGTGTTGTTAGATCCGGTATATACCGGGAAAATGGTCTATGGAATAATAGATCGGATTAAAAAAGGATATTTCCCTGGCGGATCCACAATTTTAATGATTCACACCGGAGGATTACAAGGGATTGAAGGAATGAATAAGATACTGGCTCGGAAAAAGATGCCGTTGCTTATAGAAAATATAGTCTGTAAAAAAGAGAATAATGATTAA
- a CDS encoding T9SS type A sorting domain-containing protein encodes MLRKGLLLITVLGSTCLSYAQVYVSPSSYVFVNNELLFVKQDVVLASTAGNEGNIFLRRNGQLLQGVAGSTVNSGGGKISVFQEGTSDNYDYNYWCSPVGSIASGQESFLGNVNGNVNNLFYRAVDITNSTTATILPWGSHDGQANPLSISSRWLWKFINGTTYSQWVHVGNGQPIAPGEGFTMKGTAGTDANNVDGIVANNPGSRQRIDFRGRPNDGNIIIPCLVGQQTLTGNPYPSAIDLSYFLLDNTACSGTAQFWEQDKTVNSHTLANYKGGYGTFSPAATLSQVTAGTAGMGIYTPAIFYSYDSGGNQGPIASTPGNQYKRRFSPVGQGFLITGAGVGVVTMRNQYRVFVKKGAANNSEFERNVTPATLANVNATSYDPHVAELAFPVVLSVSGIDYTTESIRPQPQVRMNTLIDNQGVRQSVIGFHPEATDGVDRGMDAISSDDGLPSDMFFVIDDKEYIINMVAFDENKRLPLGFKNTAPANYKITVQEIINADDVENVYLHDKVNNLYYDIKNGVHELNLPAGTNKTGYEITFKRDSNLGLGENIKNSFQVYQNNSEHALQVSNPMALDLSAIVLYDVVGKVIFEKTKLGNNTSYSFPTANLSDGIYIVKMVTTDNQEISKKIIIKN; translated from the coding sequence ATGTTACGAAAAGGTCTTTTACTTATAACAGTATTGGGTAGTACTTGTTTAAGTTATGCCCAGGTTTATGTAAGTCCCAGCAGTTATGTTTTTGTAAATAATGAATTACTATTTGTAAAACAGGATGTGGTTTTGGCCTCAACAGCCGGAAATGAGGGCAATATTTTTCTTAGGAGAAACGGACAATTACTACAGGGAGTAGCAGGGAGTACTGTAAATAGCGGAGGAGGAAAAATTTCTGTTTTTCAGGAAGGAACATCCGATAATTACGACTATAACTACTGGTGTTCTCCGGTTGGGAGTATTGCTTCCGGACAGGAAAGTTTTCTTGGGAATGTAAATGGAAATGTAAACAATCTTTTTTATCGGGCAGTTGATATTACCAATAGTACAACGGCAACTATTCTGCCTTGGGGATCCCATGACGGACAGGCCAATCCACTGAGTATTTCTTCCCGCTGGTTATGGAAATTTATCAATGGTACGACATATTCCCAATGGGTTCATGTGGGTAACGGTCAGCCAATTGCTCCGGGTGAAGGCTTTACAATGAAAGGAACAGCCGGTACAGATGCCAATAATGTAGACGGGATTGTAGCGAATAATCCGGGTAGCCGGCAACGAATCGATTTTAGAGGACGTCCCAATGATGGCAATATTATAATCCCTTGTCTCGTAGGACAACAAACTTTAACCGGAAATCCATACCCTTCGGCAATTGATTTGAGTTATTTTCTGTTGGATAATACAGCCTGTAGTGGTACTGCCCAGTTTTGGGAACAGGACAAAACAGTAAATTCGCATACACTGGCAAATTACAAAGGCGGTTATGGAACATTCTCACCAGCAGCAACACTTTCGCAGGTAACAGCCGGTACGGCCGGAATGGGAATTTATACTCCTGCGATTTTTTACTCGTATGATTCAGGCGGAAATCAGGGGCCGATAGCTTCAACTCCCGGTAATCAATATAAAAGACGCTTTTCTCCTGTCGGGCAAGGATTTCTTATCACAGGAGCGGGTGTGGGTGTAGTGACGATGCGAAATCAGTACCGTGTTTTTGTAAAGAAAGGAGCGGCGAATAACTCAGAATTTGAAAGAAATGTAACTCCGGCAACATTGGCAAATGTGAATGCGACTTCTTATGATCCGCATGTGGCAGAACTGGCCTTTCCGGTAGTTTTATCGGTTTCCGGTATCGACTATACCACCGAATCGATCCGACCACAACCACAGGTTCGTATGAATACGCTAATCGATAATCAGGGAGTTCGGCAAAGTGTAATCGGTTTCCATCCTGAAGCTACCGATGGTGTCGACAGAGGAATGGATGCGATTTCTTCCGATGATGGATTGCCTTCGGACATGTTTTTTGTAATTGATGATAAAGAATACATAATCAACATGGTGGCTTTTGATGAAAATAAGCGTCTTCCGCTTGGTTTTAAAAATACAGCGCCGGCAAATTATAAAATAACGGTACAGGAAATTATTAATGCCGATGATGTCGAAAATGTATACCTGCACGATAAAGTAAACAACCTGTATTATGATATTAAAAATGGGGTACATGAGTTGAATTTACCTGCTGGAACAAATAAAACAGGTTACGAAATTACCTTTAAACGGGATAGTAATCTGGGATTGGGTGAAAATATTAAAAATAGTTTCCAGGTATATCAGAACAATTCCGAACATGCTTTACAGGTTTCCAATCCAATGGCTTTAGATTTGAGCGCAATAGTTTTATACGATGTGGTTGGAAAAGTTATCTTCGAAAAAACGAAACTGGGTAATAATACATCCTATTCATTTCCAACGGCAAACCTGAGTGATGGAATATATATAGTAAAAATGGTTACAACGGATAATCAGGAAATAAGTAAAAAAATCATAATAAAAAATTAA